In the genome of Mucilaginibacter sp. 14171R-50, the window TCTTCAACCAGTTTGTCGATATCCTTGCGGCCGATCTCGGAACTCAAATCCTTACGGGTAATAAGCCCCCTGTGCTGCAAACTTTTTATATGCTGACCGGCAATACCTACGTTAACTATCCTGATCTCGACGTTTGACTGTGTACCCGCTATATCAACCGCGGTTGATATGCCCTGCACGGTTTTGTCGATATTTGATACCATACCGCGTGTTACACCGGCCGACTCGGCCTTGCCTATGCCCAATACCTCTATTTTGCCGTTCTTGCTCCTTCGGCCAACTATCGCGCAGATCTTAGTGGTTCCTATATCAAGGCCTACTACAATTGGCGAACTTTTTTCTTGTGTTGAACTCTTGTCCATATAAATTAGTTTTTAATAGATGTCTTTTTACCCGTTGTATCTTTTAAAGCAGCCGCGTTCACGCTTGCCGTATCCTGATTAAATTGCGCCTTTTTTACCGAGTCGGCCATAAACTCGCGGCGGCGCTTCAACGAATCCAGCAAGGTTTCGTTTTTTACACCCACCACCTGGTTTATGTATTTTATGTTGATCAGCTTATAAGCATCCCACCCAACCAAAGGCAAAGCCTGCTTATAAAATACCTTAAGGTTATTAAACTTTGTTGCCAGCGAGTCGGCATTGCCCAGTAAAATACGCTGGTTGCCCACGCGGGGTATCAATTCTATCTCGTGGTCCTGGTTCACATACAGCTGTTCTATCTGTGCATCCCAAAGGGAATCCTTCCTGATAAAATCAGCTGTTTTAAATATCTCTTTTGCCAGCGCGGTGTGTAACGAATCGACCTTATTGGCAAACAGCTCGTCGATGTACCCGTTAACCGCCAGCACCCTTGCGGTAAAGTTTGGCGATAACGGCATTTTTAGCCCATGCTGATCCACATAAAAATCCTGGTCAAACCTATTCATTACCCGCAGTATGGGCTGGCGCTGGCTCACTTCAACCTGTAGGGTTCCGTCCATCTCAATAAACACCTTTGCAAACTCAACAAAGGGATTAACCTTTAATTTGTTTTCGAGCGCGTGTATATCAATATTCTCTAACCTGCGGCCGATAAGTGTGTGGCTGGTGGTTTGCAGTATATTATCTATCTCCTGCCTGTCAATAAAATATTGGTTGCCCGGAATGTAAACGTTTACCTTTTTGCAGGTAAGCCCGGCCTTTTTAACCTCGATAAAACTCATAAGCACCACCAGGCCGGCCAGGCTTATAAGCCAGCCAAACCCAATAAGAAGCGGCTTCCATATGCGTTTTTTAAACATCCTGTAAAGCTTGTTTTAAAGGTGTAACCAATTGGTCAATATCGCCCGCGCCTACAGTTAAAAGTAACGCGGGTTTTTCAGATCGCACAATTTCAATGCTTTCTTGTTTTCCACATTTGCGTTTATTCAACATTTTCATGCGGCTCAGTATCATGTCGCTATCCACACCTTCAATGGGCAACTCGCGGGCCGGGTAAATATCCAGCATCAGCAGTTCATCGGCCATATCCAGCACTTCAGCAAAGCCATCGGCAAAATCGCGCGTACGTGTAAACAGGTGCGGCTGAAAAATAACCGTTAGTTTTTTATCCGGATACAAGCGTTTTACAGATGATATGGCTGCCCTTAATTCTTCGGGATGGTGCGCATAATCGTCAATATAGATATGGTCTGCGTTTTTTACGATATACTCAAACCTGCGCTTAACTCCTTTAAATGAGCCCAGTGCCTCGTGTATGGCAGCAGGCGGTACTTCAACATGCAGGGCAGCCTCAATCGCCGCAACGGCATTTTCGATATTATGAAGCCCTGCTATACCCATTTTTATATCAGGAATGCTGGTGCTGCCATCGTTAAAATCGAAATAAAAATTGCCTTCTTCTATCCGCACATTGGTGGCCATAGCCTGCGCGTCATGGTTCATAGCATAAGTAAACCCGTTGCCCAAAGGCAGGCCTTTGTGGTAAATTAGCGTACCACCCTGTTTTATTTGCGAAGCAAACAGCTTAAACGACTCCTCGAGATGCGCATGGTCGCCGTAAATATCCAAGTGGTCTGCATCCATCGAGGTGATGATGGCTATATCAGGATGCAGGGTAAGGAACGAACGATCATACTCGTCGGCCTCAACCACCACAATGTTATTATCGCCATACAACACATTGGTTTGATAATTTGATGATATGCCACCCAAAAAAGCCGAGCAATCCTTGCCCGAATCTTTTAATATATGCGCTATCATGCACGAGGTGGTGGTTTTGCCGTGTGTGCCTGCCACAGCAATGGTATACATGCTTTTGCTGATGATACCCAACACCTGCGAACGCTTATACAATTCAAAACCCTTACGGCGGAAAAAATTTAATATTTGGGAATCTTTGGGGATAGCCGGAGTATATATAACAAGGGTATCGCTATCCAATTCCTGGAAACTCATTGGTATCCAATCCGCCCTATCCTCAAAAACCACGCAGATGCCTTCGTTATGCAGTTCGTCCGTTAAGGGGGTATGGGTTTTATCGTAGCCGCAAACAACACAGCCTAAATGATGGAAATAGCGGGCCAGGCCGCTCATGCCTATGCCGCCTATCCCTACCAGGTAAACTCTTTTTATGTTGTTTAGTTCCATGTTGATTTGGTGAGTGGTTGATTGGTTAAGTGGTGAGTGGTTTCAAAACTGCTCATCACGCTTCATTATTCATCTACTCTTTAAATTCTTAACTATTCCCGTATTAATTACTCTCTATTCAATTGCTCTCCAATAACTAATAACAAAGTCTTCCGCCCGCATAGCGGACGGAATGACTTACTTTAATTGTTGTTTGTTATTTGGATAACCTCTTTTGCAATTACCTCGTCGGCATCGGGCAGGGCCAGCTTACCAATGTTATTGCTTAATTTCTTTTGTTTATCATTATCATTTAAAAGTGCCAGCACTTTATCAACCAGTTTTGTTTCGGCATCCCTGTCGGCCACAAATACCGCGGCATTCTCTTCAACCAAAGCCAGGGCATTCTTGGTTTGGTGGTCCTCGGCTACATTTGGCGATGGCACCAGTATCACGGGTTTCTTTACTACACAAAGCTCGGCTATAGTACCCGCGCCGGCTCTTGATATGATCACATCGGCAGCGGCATAAGCCAAATCCATGCGGTTTAAAAACTCTACCACGCAAATGTCCGGGTGGCGGTTTGGCCCTAACTGTTCTACAATGGTTTTATAGTAGAACTTACCCGTTTGCCAGATCACCTGCACATCGGCGGCAATCAATTTATCAATGCCTGCCTGTATACTGTTATTTAAAGTGCGCGCACCCAGGCTGCCACCTGTTACAAGTATTGTTTTTTTGAACGACGATAACTTAAACAGCTCAAGCGCCTGCATGTGTTTACCAGCTATATTTACCGATTCCTTACGTATAGGGTTGCCGGTTTTAATGATCTTATCGAAAGGGAAAAACTTCTCCATCCCGTCAAACGCTACGCATATCTTTCTGGCTTTAGCCCCCAACCATTTATTGGTGATACCCGCGTACGAATTTTGCTCTTGTATCAAGGTTGGAATGCCACGTAATGATGCCGCATATAATAACGGCCCCGAGGCATAGCCTCCAACACCTACAGCGGCATCGGGCTTAAAATCCTTTATTATCCGAATGGCCTTGCGCACACTGTTTATCAGTTTTACCGGGAACATCAGGTTTTTGATGATGGATTTACGCTGAATGCCCTGGATATCCAACCCAATAATTTTGTAGCCGGCCGCCGGCACTTTCTCCATTTCCATACGGCCGCTGGCACCAACAAATAATATCTCGGTAGCCGGATCAAGCTTTTTTAAAGCGTTGGCAATAGCAATAGCCGGGAAGATGTGCCCCCCCGTACCGCCGCCGCTTATGATGATCCTTTTTGACATTTCTTTTTTAAATTCTAAATCCTAAACTTTAAATTCTAAATCCTAAACTCTAAATCCTAAATTCTAAACTCTGAATCCCAAACTCTAAACTGTAAATAGCTGCATTCGAAATCCGAAATCGAAAATCCGAAATCCGAAATTATCTTGCTACGCTTATTTCTCCTACCACCACCTTCTTCGGCTCGTCTATATCGCGACTTACCGATAGTATGATACCGAACGCCACACTGGTAAATAATATGGATGTACCACCCATACTTACCAGTGGCAACGGCACACCGGTTACCGGCCCCAATCCTACTGCCACCGCCATATTGGCAAACGCCTGTATGGTTAAGCTAAAGCTTAGCCCTGCGGCCAGCAGCGCACCAAATGCTTTTGGGGCTTTAGTCACAATTTTTATACACCTGTATAATAAGAACAGGTAAATACCCACTAATGCTATACCTCCTATTAAACCGTATTCTTCAACAATGGTTGCATAAATAAAATCTGAATAAGGGTGCGGTAAATAATTACGCTCGGTACTATTACCCGGCCCTTTACCCAGCACACCGCCCGTGGCAATGGCAATTTTTGAATGGTCGGACTGGAACGATTTATCAGCAGTCGCCAGTTCGGGGTGCATAAAGGCGTGTATACGCGAAATATACGTTTGCCTGCGCGGCCCCAGCATAATAACGCCTGCAAGCAACACCGCGCCTGCCAAGCAAACCACCGATATTTGTTTAATGCTGATACGGCCTATGATCAACAACAAAATGCTTACGCCAAACAGCATTAACGCGGTTGAAAGGTTGGCCAGTGCTATCAGTATAAATACTACACAAACCGATCCCATTATAGGGATGAATGATTGCTTTACATCCTTTATATTCTCCTGCTTACGCGATAATGTGCGCGCCAGGTAAGTGATCAAAGCCAGTTTGGCCAAATCGGAAGTTTGGAAGGTTAGCCCTGTACCCGGTATAGATATCCAGCGGCTGGCATCATTAACGTGGTTACCAAATACCAGTGTATAAAGTAATAAAGGGATGGTGATCACCATCAGTATTTTTGAGATACCAGCATAATAGCGGTAATCTATACGGTGCGAAATGTACATGAGCGCTAACCCGCCAAACAGCATGGCCATATGCTTAACCAGGTAGGTTTCGTTTGCCTTTCCTTTTATATAAGCCAGCGTACCTGTCGAGCTGTACACAGCCAGCAATGATAAAATAGAAAGCAGGATAACGATAAGCCATATCCAGCGGTCGCCTTTTACGTTACTGAGTATTTGATTCATATTGCTTTTAAATGTGCAGATATGCAAATGTGCAGATGTGCAGATTATTAATTTTATTTAATGCGTTGATGATATAATTTTACCTAACACCTTTAATATTGATTGTATATCGTTATACATTGCTTCCTCAAACTGGTAACTTTCGGCATGCTTACAAAGCAATAACCAGTACTCTGTTTCCTCCGCTTCCTTGTATGCAATTTTACATTTATGCCTAAAGTCAATTTTACTTTGCGCCCCTTGCGCCTCTCTTACATTTGCCCCTATTGATGTTCCGCTTCTGAATAATTGATTAGCCATATTAAATTTCTTTTTCGATTCGAGTAATTCTGTAAACTCAATGATCTTCAAAGAAAAGTTGAAGGTTAAGTCAACTATTAAATTTGGTTTATCATTCATTAATTATTTCTTCATCTGCACATCTGCATATTCACACATCTGCACATCATCTATAGTTCCTTCACCGCGTCCTTAAACTGCCTGCCCCTGTCTTCATAATTTTTAAACAGATCAAAACTTGCGCAGGCAGGTGATAACAATACGGTATCGCCTTTTTCAGCCAGGTGATAGGCAACCTGCGCTGCTTCCTGGGCCGATGAGGTATTTACAATAACTTCAACATCCTCTTCAAATGCATCGTGAATGCGTTTATTATCTTTACCCAAACATACTATGGCCTTTACTTTTTGCTTAACCAGCTGCCTAAGCATGCTATAATCGTTGCCCTTGTCAACGCCGCCTAAGATCAAAACAACATCGGTTGTCATGCTCTCGAGCGCGTACCAGGTGGAATTTACATTGGTAGCTTTTGAATCATTAATAAAGCTGATGCCCGATATTTTACCAACCGACTCCAACCTGTGCTCAATGTTCCGGAAGTTGCCCATACTCTCCCGCATTGTTTCGTTGCGTAGCTCAAGCACTTTGGCTACGATACCCGAAGCCATAGAATTGTAGATGTTGTGCTTTCCCTGCAGGGCCAGTTCGTTTATTGACATTTGAAAATGTTGTTGGTGTACGTTTATAATTAGGTTATCCTTATCGAGATATGCTCCCGTTGTAATCTTTTTTTGTATCGAAAACGGCAGTTGCTGCGCCGCTATCTCTTTGCCTTGCATCACCTTTATTGTTTCGGCATCATCCGCGCAATAAATAAAATGGTCGGCGCCGGTTTGGTTCTGCGTTATCCTGAATTTTGATGCGGCGTAGTTTTCAAGCTTGTATTCGTACCGGTCAAGATGATCAGGCGTAATGTTTAACAACACCGCTATATCCGCCTTAAACCTGTACATGTTATCCAGCATAAAGCTGCTTATCTCCAGCACGTAATAATCAAATTTTTCTGTAGCTACCTGGTAGGCAAAGCTTTTGCCAATATTACCTGCCAGCCCTACGTTAAGTCCGCCGTTTTTAAGGATATGATAAGTAAGGCTGGCAGTTGTTGTTTTGCCGTTTGAGCCTGTTATACATATCATTTTGGCATTAGTGTACCGCCCGGCAAACTCTATTTCAGATATCACGGGAATATTGTTCTCTGCCAGCTTTTTCACTATCGGCGCCTTATCGGGTATGCCCGGGCTTTTTACTACCTCGGCAGCCTTCAGTATCTCGGCTTCGGTATGGCCGTTTTCTTCAAATTTTATGTTCCAGTCCTGCAGCTGCTGTTTGTAATGATCTGCAACCGGTCCAAAATCAGATACAAATACATCATACCCCTGCTGTAAGGCCAGGTATGCCGCCCCAACACCGCTTTCGCCGGCGCCAAGAATGGCTATTTTGGTATTTGTTCTCGTTTTGTTGTCCATAGTCGATGGTCGATAGACCATAGTTTAACCTTATATTTTATTACCATGGACCATTAACTATGGACCATGGACTTCTTTTACCTTAGTTTCAACGTAATCACTGTTATTATTGCCAAAAAGATGCAAATGATCCAAAACCGGGTAACGATCTTCGATTCATGAAAACCTTTTTTCTGGTAATGGTGGTGCAGCGGTGCCATCAGAAATATTCTGCGACCTTCGCCATACTTGCGCTTGGTGAACTTAAACCAGCCCACCTGCATTATAACCGACAGGTTTTCAACTAAAAATACACCGCACAGTACCGGGACTAATAACTCCTTACGTA includes:
- a CDS encoding cell division protein FtsQ/DivIB translates to MFKKRIWKPLLIGFGWLISLAGLVVLMSFIEVKKAGLTCKKVNVYIPGNQYFIDRQEIDNILQTTSHTLIGRRLENIDIHALENKLKVNPFVEFAKVFIEMDGTLQVEVSQRQPILRVMNRFDQDFYVDQHGLKMPLSPNFTARVLAVNGYIDELFANKVDSLHTALAKEIFKTADFIRKDSLWDAQIEQLYVNQDHEIELIPRVGNQRILLGNADSLATKFNNLKVFYKQALPLVGWDAYKLINIKYINQVVGVKNETLLDSLKRRREFMADSVKKAQFNQDTASVNAAALKDTTGKKTSIKN
- the murC gene encoding UDP-N-acetylmuramate--L-alanine ligase codes for the protein MELNNIKRVYLVGIGGIGMSGLARYFHHLGCVVCGYDKTHTPLTDELHNEGICVVFEDRADWIPMSFQELDSDTLVIYTPAIPKDSQILNFFRRKGFELYKRSQVLGIISKSMYTIAVAGTHGKTTTSCMIAHILKDSGKDCSAFLGGISSNYQTNVLYGDNNIVVVEADEYDRSFLTLHPDIAIITSMDADHLDIYGDHAHLEESFKLFASQIKQGGTLIYHKGLPLGNGFTYAMNHDAQAMATNVRIEEGNFYFDFNDGSTSIPDIKMGIAGLHNIENAVAAIEAALHVEVPPAAIHEALGSFKGVKRRFEYIVKNADHIYIDDYAHHPEELRAAISSVKRLYPDKKLTVIFQPHLFTRTRDFADGFAEVLDMADELLMLDIYPARELPIEGVDSDMILSRMKMLNKRKCGKQESIEIVRSEKPALLLTVGAGDIDQLVTPLKQALQDV
- the murG gene encoding undecaprenyldiphospho-muramoylpentapeptide beta-N-acetylglucosaminyltransferase yields the protein MSKRIIISGGGTGGHIFPAIAIANALKKLDPATEILFVGASGRMEMEKVPAAGYKIIGLDIQGIQRKSIIKNLMFPVKLINSVRKAIRIIKDFKPDAAVGVGGYASGPLLYAASLRGIPTLIQEQNSYAGITNKWLGAKARKICVAFDGMEKFFPFDKIIKTGNPIRKESVNIAGKHMQALELFKLSSFKKTILVTGGSLGARTLNNSIQAGIDKLIAADVQVIWQTGKFYYKTIVEQLGPNRHPDICVVEFLNRMDLAYAAADVIISRAGAGTIAELCVVKKPVILVPSPNVAEDHQTKNALALVEENAAVFVADRDAETKLVDKVLALLNDNDKQKKLSNNIGKLALPDADEVIAKEVIQITNNN
- a CDS encoding FtsW/RodA/SpoVE family cell cycle protein; translated protein: MNQILSNVKGDRWIWLIVILLSILSLLAVYSSTGTLAYIKGKANETYLVKHMAMLFGGLALMYISHRIDYRYYAGISKILMVITIPLLLYTLVFGNHVNDASRWISIPGTGLTFQTSDLAKLALITYLARTLSRKQENIKDVKQSFIPIMGSVCVVFILIALANLSTALMLFGVSILLLIIGRISIKQISVVCLAGAVLLAGVIMLGPRRQTYISRIHAFMHPELATADKSFQSDHSKIAIATGGVLGKGPGNSTERNYLPHPYSDFIYATIVEEYGLIGGIALVGIYLFLLYRCIKIVTKAPKAFGALLAAGLSFSLTIQAFANMAVAVGLGPVTGVPLPLVSMGGTSILFTSVAFGIILSVSRDIDEPKKVVVGEISVAR
- a CDS encoding four helix bundle protein, coding for MNDKPNLIVDLTFNFSLKIIEFTELLESKKKFNMANQLFRSGTSIGANVREAQGAQSKIDFRHKCKIAYKEAEETEYWLLLCKHAESYQFEEAMYNDIQSILKVLGKIISSTH
- the murD gene encoding UDP-N-acetylmuramoyl-L-alanine--D-glutamate ligase; amino-acid sequence: MDNKTRTNTKIAILGAGESGVGAAYLALQQGYDVFVSDFGPVADHYKQQLQDWNIKFEENGHTEAEILKAAEVVKSPGIPDKAPIVKKLAENNIPVISEIEFAGRYTNAKMICITGSNGKTTTASLTYHILKNGGLNVGLAGNIGKSFAYQVATEKFDYYVLEISSFMLDNMYRFKADIAVLLNITPDHLDRYEYKLENYAASKFRITQNQTGADHFIYCADDAETIKVMQGKEIAAQQLPFSIQKKITTGAYLDKDNLIINVHQQHFQMSINELALQGKHNIYNSMASGIVAKVLELRNETMRESMGNFRNIEHRLESVGKISGISFINDSKATNVNSTWYALESMTTDVVLILGGVDKGNDYSMLRQLVKQKVKAIVCLGKDNKRIHDAFEEDVEVIVNTSSAQEAAQVAYHLAEKGDTVLLSPACASFDLFKNYEDRGRQFKDAVKEL